The Pygocentrus nattereri isolate fPygNat1 chromosome 17, fPygNat1.pri, whole genome shotgun sequence genome window below encodes:
- the ypel2b gene encoding protein yippee-like 2 codes for MVTMTRSKTFQAYLPSCHRTYSCIHCRAHLANHDELISKSFQGSQGRAYLFNSVVNVGCGPAEERVLLTGLHAVADIYCENCKTTLGWKYEHAFESSQKYKEGKFIIELAHMIKDNGWD; via the exons ATGGTCACCATGACGCGCTCCAAAACCTTCCAAGCCTACCTGCCAAGCTGCCACCGCACCTACAGCTGCATCCACTGCCGTGCACATCTGGCAAACCATGACGAGCTCATCTCCAAG TCTTTTCAAGGAAGTCAAGGCAGAGCCTATCTCTTCAACTCTGT gGTGAATGTGGGTTGTGGTCCAGCAGAAGAGCGAGTGCTGCTCACCGGCCTGCATGCAGTAGCAGACATCTACTGTGAGAACTGCAAAACCACACTGGGATGGAAATAT GAGCACGCCTTTGAGAGCAGCCAGAAGTATAAGGAGGGGAAGTTTATCATCGAACTGGCCCACATGATAAAGGACAACGGCTGGGATTGA